In Kitasatospora sp. NA04385, a single genomic region encodes these proteins:
- a CDS encoding RICIN domain-containing protein → MPSPRRVLAALFTAAVLPLTGAAPAAPAAAAPAPPPAAAYTVGVGSPVPYAHPTDTPASPYLDKDGTFYFQQSAALYGANDPRYWDFFTGPDFDTATRSGAISDAVNPANGNDRNNDTTWRCNNSPTGRTATAAPSGSGYAQKNYCDLSGVWVDPDTGDWYGLVHNEFTPQPFGDGLHFDAIDYAVSKDQGRTWTIADHAITSPYSTARGDTAAFPNQTYSYGDGDQRLYVDTASGYFYVFYGSRILDKNGGWKAFYEHVARAPISAKMAPGSWRKWYDGAWTQPGTGGRESNIVPVGSGSTTGYTPASAEYDPANTGTADQQIAAGKMPPTSPLFVMNITYDAHLKLYIGEPEPDAQGGSVSQPLYATADLSTQKWFPIGDTGSYRTSSWYRWFLDGASRTGTSIVGRTFRSYCSISCSPRPGGGTNGGEYVDITLDASATAPGPVDETGSYRIGSGAGRVLAQVSGGSATTSTGAATGSALESWTFTGNGDGSYRIANAATGGLLGVDSTATAGRAWGARPTVTAAGSGGPTVGQQWWVVPGTAADNTPTGTVRLVNRYSGLVIGLSADAGRPAETTPARSWTNATGNPVGGTRTAAEQTLTLTRTGSAPESVSVSSPGDQSGTVGTAVSLQLTAHDSAGKPLTFTAAGLPAGLTVNSAGLVSGTPSAAGYSTVTVTASSGTATGTVSFAWAVAPVLSGTHTLVTGGKALDDPNHSLDQGVQLITWGTNGGSNQSWVFTRQSDGSYQIANALSHLCVDVSGGSASAGAQVIQWSCTGGTNQRWVVAPAAGGGYRITSRSSGLSLTTASTANGAGVTQQADTGSALQRWTIG, encoded by the coding sequence GTGCCCTCCCCGCGCAGAGTCCTGGCAGCCCTGTTCACCGCCGCCGTCCTGCCCCTGACCGGGGCCGCCCCGGCGGCCCCCGCCGCCGCGGCCCCGGCTCCCCCGCCCGCCGCCGCGTACACCGTCGGCGTCGGATCGCCCGTGCCGTACGCGCACCCGACCGACACCCCGGCGAGCCCGTACCTCGACAAGGACGGCACCTTCTACTTCCAGCAGTCCGCCGCCCTCTACGGCGCGAACGACCCCAGGTACTGGGACTTCTTCACCGGCCCCGACTTCGACACCGCGACCCGCTCCGGCGCGATCAGCGACGCCGTGAACCCCGCCAACGGCAACGACCGGAACAACGACACCACCTGGCGCTGCAACAACAGCCCCACCGGCCGCACGGCCACCGCCGCGCCGAGCGGCTCCGGCTACGCGCAGAAGAACTACTGCGACCTCTCGGGGGTCTGGGTCGACCCGGACACCGGCGACTGGTACGGGCTGGTGCACAACGAGTTCACGCCCCAACCCTTCGGCGACGGGCTGCACTTCGACGCGATCGACTACGCCGTCTCCAAGGACCAGGGCCGGACGTGGACCATCGCGGACCACGCGATCACCTCCCCCTACAGCACCGCCCGGGGCGACACCGCCGCGTTCCCGAACCAGACGTACTCCTACGGCGACGGCGACCAGCGGCTGTACGTCGACACCGCCTCCGGGTACTTCTACGTCTTCTACGGCTCGCGGATCCTCGACAAGAACGGCGGCTGGAAGGCGTTCTACGAGCACGTGGCCCGCGCCCCGATCTCCGCCAAGATGGCGCCCGGCTCCTGGCGCAAGTGGTACGACGGCGCCTGGACCCAGCCCGGCACGGGCGGCCGGGAGAGCAACATCGTCCCGGTCGGCTCCGGCAGCACCACCGGGTACACCCCCGCCTCCGCCGAGTACGACCCGGCGAACACCGGCACCGCCGACCAGCAGATCGCGGCCGGCAAGATGCCCCCGACCTCGCCGCTGTTCGTCATGAACATCACCTACGACGCCCACCTGAAGCTGTACATCGGCGAGCCCGAGCCCGACGCCCAGGGCGGATCGGTGTCCCAGCCGCTCTACGCCACCGCCGACCTCTCCACCCAGAAGTGGTTCCCGATCGGCGACACCGGCAGCTACCGCACCTCCTCCTGGTACCGCTGGTTCCTCGACGGCGCGAGCCGGACGGGCACCTCGATCGTCGGCCGGACCTTCCGCTCCTACTGCTCGATCAGCTGCTCGCCGCGGCCCGGCGGCGGCACCAACGGCGGCGAGTACGTCGACATCACCCTGGACGCCTCGGCCACCGCCCCCGGGCCGGTCGACGAGACCGGCTCGTACCGGATCGGCAGCGGGGCCGGCCGGGTGCTCGCCCAGGTCTCCGGCGGCTCCGCCACCACCTCCACGGGCGCCGCCACCGGCTCCGCCCTGGAGTCCTGGACCTTCACCGGCAACGGCGACGGCTCCTACCGGATCGCCAACGCCGCCACCGGCGGGCTGCTCGGGGTGGACTCCACCGCCACCGCGGGCCGCGCCTGGGGCGCCCGGCCCACCGTCACCGCCGCCGGCTCCGGCGGCCCCACCGTCGGACAGCAGTGGTGGGTCGTCCCCGGCACCGCCGCCGACAACACCCCCACCGGCACCGTCCGCCTGGTCAACCGCTACAGCGGCCTGGTGATCGGCCTCTCCGCGGACGCCGGCCGCCCCGCCGAGACCACCCCCGCCCGCAGCTGGACCAACGCCACCGGCAACCCCGTCGGCGGCACCCGCACCGCGGCCGAGCAGACCCTCACCCTCACCCGGACCGGCTCGGCGCCCGAGAGCGTCTCGGTCTCCTCCCCCGGCGACCAGTCGGGCACCGTCGGCACGGCCGTCTCGCTCCAGCTCACCGCCCACGACAGCGCCGGCAAGCCCCTCACCTTCACCGCCGCCGGCCTGCCCGCCGGGCTGACGGTCAACTCCGCCGGCCTGGTCTCCGGCACCCCGTCGGCCGCCGGGTACTCGACCGTCACGGTCACCGCCTCCTCCGGCACCGCCACCGGCACCGTCTCCTTCGCCTGGGCCGTCGCCCCGGTGCTCAGCGGCACCCACACCCTGGTCACCGGCGGCAAGGCCCTGGACGACCCGAACCACTCCCTCGACCAGGGCGTCCAGCTCATCACCTGGGGCACCAACGGCGGCAGCAACCAGAGCTGGGTCTTCACCCGGCAGTCGGACGGCAGCTACCAGATCGCCAACGCCCTCTCCCACCTCTGCG